The genomic region CAAAGCCTTGCTGCCGCTGAGCCCAGGGCCGCTGAACCTGCTGCCGCACCCGTGGTCCATTCCGGGCTGAGTACCGCCCGCTACGACCGTTCGGATACCTTGCGGGCGGTGCAGCACCTGTTCATGCAGCGTTCCGGAGCTACCCGCGGCTGGCTGCAGGCGGGCGCGGGCATTGTGGCCACCGCCGCCGTCAAGAAAACTGCCCTTGCGGTGTCAAACGTAAAGAAAGCCGACAAGCACTATTACCAGAACCAACAGCAGGAGGCTAACGGCGACCTGGTGATGGGCGGGCTGATGGCCGGTTACGGCCTGTTTCGGCTGAGTCGGTTCGGGCCGCAGCAGTACCAGCGCGTAACCGAAGCCTACGCGCAGGGAACTCCGCTGCCACCATACCTGACGCGCCGGCTGAAAACGAAGTATTTCCGGTTGCTGCCTATTGCCCGATGAGCCCCAAGCTTCAGCCGACCCTGCTGCGCCGCTGGTTAACCCGCCTGGAGCTGGTGGCCGTGGTGGGCACGTGGCTGTATGTGCTGGGCCGCACGCTATTGACTGAGGGAGACTACCGCTACGTGGGCCGGCTGCCGGCCGGGCCGGAAGGGTGGATGTTCACCTTGTATCAAGCCAACGAGTTCGACTGGACGACGGCCGTGGACTATGAACTGAGCTACCGCGGCGAGCGGCAGACCGGGCCTTACCTGCTGGTGGGCAGCACCGAATTGGCCCGCATCACTGATTTCCAGGCCGGGCAATGCGGGCCGATTCTGTACCTGGCATACGATTCTTACGATTCCACCCGCCGGGTCGGAGCCTTCTACGATACCCGCTGGCGCCCTGGTTATTACGATTCTCTGAGATTTTACGGCTCCTTTCGCCAGCACCGACAAATTTACTCCCTCTTGCTGGAGCAAGTGCAGCAGTGCCGCCCGGAATTGCAGCTGCCCTGATCTTGGTGCGCGGCGTCTACTCCGCGGCCAGCAGCAGCACCTTCCAGGCGTCCGCCATATTGCCTTCTTCCAATAGCTTCTGGCCCAGCAGGATCAGCTGGCGGCGCTGTTCGGGCTGGTCGGCGGCGTGCTTGCTGAGGGTGTAGCTCACCATTGGATCCTGGCGGAATGCCTGCACCTGCTCGGGCGTGGGCATGGCTTCGGCTTCGATGTTGGCGAGGCGGCCCAGGTTGTTGCCGGTCAGGATGGTGGACTCGCGCAGGTAGGCCGGCAGCTGGTCGAAGCCGATGCCGAGGCGGCGGTTAGGCTTGGGCACCTCGAACAGCGTTTCGGCCGAGCGGCTGTACCAGTCGCCGCCGAGGCGGGCCACGGCGTCGAGCTTGCGCGGGTCGATGCCGATGCCGGAGGGCAGGATGATGTCTTCGCGGAAGTGGGCCAGCACCACGCGGCACAGCACCAGGTTGCCGGCGCCGTTGTTCTGGCCCAGCTCAATCACCTGCTCTACCACGCACTCGAAGGCGGCCGGGGCTTCCAACACGCGCGGTGGCCGCACCAGCTGGCTGGGTGCTTCGGTGAAGCCGGCTTTCACGAACTCATTCACGCCTTTGGCATACTCGGTGCTGGCCAACGACATCTGCTCCACCATGGCGTAGTCGCAGATGTGCACCACGCACTCGGCCACCTCGCGCACGTTCTGCAGGGTGTGTTTCTGCGAGTTGTCGCGCACGCGGTTAGCTGGCGAAAAGGCCAGGATGGGCGGGTTGGAGCCGAAGCAGTTGAAGAAGCTGTAGGGGCTCAGGTTCACGCTGCCATCTGTCGCCACGGTGCTCACGAAGGCCACCGGGCGCGGGGCCACGGCGCCCACCATAAATGGGTGCCAGTCGGTGGGGCTGAGCTCGGAAGGGACGATGGTGCGGAAGGCAGCAGGCATAGGGCAGGAGGGAAGGCGGCATAGCTGCCGACGGGTGGAGGAAGGAAAACAGCGCGTTCGGGCCGCAAATATGCCACAAAGCCCCCGGACTGCGGCCGCCGGATACCATAGCGCGAACTTTGTAGTTCGCGCCCCTGAACGACAACCGCTACAGCGGCCGGCCGGCTCACTACTGCCGGAACCGCGCTACGCCGGGGTGGTCCAGGCAATGGGTAGCGGCTTGGCTTCCACGGGCAGCTGCATGATAAACTCGGTGTACTCGCCCTCCACGCTTTCCACGCGCAACGAGCCCCCGTGGCCGCGGGTGATGATGTCGAAGCTGACGGCCAAACCCAGGCCCGTGCCTTCGCCGCTGGGCTTGGTCGTAAAAAAGCGCTGAAACACGTTGGCCTGTGCCGCCGCCGAAATCCCCAGGCCATTGTCGCGCACCCGCACCTCCACGTAGTCGCCGATGAGCTCCGTGACGAGCGTTACCTGCGGCACATAGTCATCGTCGAGGCCCAGGCGCTGGCGCTGCTGCACGGCGTAGAAAGCGTTGGTGAACAAACTCACCAGAACCCGGCCCACATCCTGGCGCACGAGCGGCACCATCGGCAGCTCGGGCCACAGGCGCGGCAGCAGGGCCGCGTTGAAAAGGCGGTTTTTCAGGCGCTGGTCGTGGTAAACGAGGCGCATGTATTCGTTGGCCAGCACATTGAGGTCGGTGGGCTGGCGCTGGGCGGGGCTGCTGCTGGAGTAGTCCAGCATGCCGGCCACAATGTCGTCGGCGCGCTGGCTTTGCTTCACGATGCGCGTCTGGTAGCGGCTCAGGTTCTCAAACATACCCTCAATGTCCTGCTGCTCATCAAAAGCCAGCGGCAGCTTTGCCAGCTCTTCCCGAATTTCCTGGCACAGGTCTACGCTGATGGCAGCCAGGTTTTTCACGGTGCTCATCGGATTCTGGATTTCCTGCGCCACGCCCGTCATCAGCTCGCCGAGAGTGGCCATTTTCTCGCGCAGCACCAGCTGGCTTTGGGCCGCCCGCAGATCCTGCAGCATGTGGGCCAGCCGGTCGCGCTGCTGGGTAAGCTGGGTTTTGTGCTCCGTCACCTGCTGGTTGAGCTGCTGCAGCACGTGGTTGGCGCGGCGCTGCCGCCACACAAATGCCCCCAGCAGCAAGGCTGTCAGGGACAGAATGCCCAGGCCGGCCCAAAGCAGATACAGCCGAATAGACGAATTAAGCTGGGCGCTTTCGTCTTCCAGCTGGCGCAGGCGCTGCTGCTCGGCAAAGCCGATGGCGTCAAGCTGCTTGATGCGCTGCGGGTCGTAGAGGCTATCCTGGGCCGTGAGCATGATGCGCAGGTATTTGAGCGTGCTGTCGGGGCGGCGCTGCGCCTCGAAGGCATTGGCCAGTAGGGCGCTGTTGCGCAGAATCCCCAGCGTGAAGGGCAGCGTCTGGCCTACCGCAAGGGCCTGCCGGGCGTAGAAGATGCTGGAATCGGGCTGCTGGCGGGAGCGGTAGAGCTCGGCCATGTACTGATAGGCCCGGCTGCGGCTGCGCTGGTCGTTTTCGGGCACCGCGGCTGCTGCGCTGCGGTGATAGTACACAATGGCTTGGGCTGTTTGCCCGCGTGAGGCATGCAGCAGGCCCATTTCGCGCAATACGTAGGGTAGCGGGTTGCCCCAGCAGCTCCAGCCGCGCGGGTGCGGGGCAATGGTGAGAGCATGCGCCCGGTTGAGGAAGTAGGCCGTGGAATCCAGCTTATGCAGCCCCTCGTAGCTGGCGCCCAGGTTGGTGAGCACGCTGATCAGCTGCGAGTCGTCGGTGCTGCCACTCTGCTCATACAGCTGCAGGGCGCGGAGAAAGTAACGCAGGGCGGGCCGGAAATCGTCGAGGGCGAAGTAGAGCAGACCGGTTTGGTTGAGCGTGCGGGCCGTGCCGGCCAAGTCGTGGCTGTCTTCATTGAGCTGCAGAGCCTGCAGGTTCACGCGCAGGGCGGCCGGCAGGTTGCCCCGCTCGCCCATCAGAATGCCCAAACGGGACAGGCAGCGCCCTTCGCCCCGGCGGAACCCGATACGGCGTGCCAGCCGCAGCCCCTGTCGGGCAAAGTAGCGCACCGAGTCGAAGCGGGAGTAGCGGTAGGTGGCGCTCAGGTCGGCCAGCAGCAGCACGCGGGCCGTGTCTGAGGTGGCCTGGGCCAGGGCGCGCCGCAGCGGGGCCGACTGGGGGCTTTGGGCCCGCGCCGGCGCGCCGGCCAGCAGCAGCAAAATACCCCAAAACGGCAGCCAGCGGCAGATAGTCATGCGTGAAGGTAAACACCTGCGCAACGCGTGGCAAGCGCCACCGTGCCGCTACTCGCCGAATACCACCCGCATTTCGACGAGTCGGCTATCTTTCCGGCCTAGTTGTCGTCTGCTTATTGCCACATCTATGCCATCTGCTATTCTACCGGTGGTGCTAGCGGCCTTGCTGCCCCTGCCTGCTGCTGCCCAGTCCATTGCCGTGCCTGCCCCGGCCGATACCAGCCAGCTGCGGCAGCATCTGGTGGCCCTCGTCGGCACCCCCGAGCCGCGCAACTATCAGCACCTGCCCAGCCTCAACCAGGCCGCGCGCTACATCGAGCAGCAGCTGCAGGCGGCCGGCGCCCAGCCCGTGCGCCAGCCCTACGAGGTGCAGGGCAACACCTACTACAACGTCATCGGCCGCTTCGGGCCTGCTACCGGGCCGCGGCTGGTGGTGGGGGCGCACTACGATGTGTGCGGCGAGCAGCCCGGCGCCGACGACAACGGCACCGGCGTGGCGGCGCTGCTGGAGCTGGCCCGGCTGCTGGGGCGCCAGCCCACGCTGCCCTACGGCATCGAGCTGGTGGCCTACACGCTGGAAGAACCGCCGTTTTTCCGGACGCCGCAGATGGGTAGCTACGTGCACGCCCGGGCGCTGCACGAGGCCGGCGTGCCGGTGCGCGGCATGGTGGCTTTGGAAATGCTGGGCTATTACGACGACCGAAAAGGCAGCCAGGACTATCCGTTTGGCCCGCTGAAATGGGTGTATGGCGGCCGCGGCAACTACGTGACGGTGGCCCAGAAATTCGGGAACGGGCAGTTTGGGCGGCAGTTTGCACGCCGCTACAAAGGCTTGGCCACGCTGCCCGTGCGGCGCTTCAAGGCCCCGGCGTGGCTACCCGGCATCGACTTCTCCGACCACCTCAACTACTGGCAGTTCGGCTACTCCGCCGTGCTGCTCACCGACACGGCCTTCTACCGCAACAAGCACTACCACCAGCCCACCGACACCCTGGCCCGCCTGGACATGCGCCGCCTGGCCCTGGCCGTGGATGCCCTGTTGGCCACCCTGCTACGTGGCTAGGGGTGAGTCAGCGGCTGCCTGCCCAACCCACACCCAGCCGGTCTGCACCATGAGGTACTCATCGTTATCCTCCGGCTGGCAGAGGTAATGCGGTTTTGCCAGGGCCCAGGCTGGCCAGCCATCCGGGTAATCAAACGAATCCACCAGAATTTCCCAGGGGTGCGCGTGCCACGTCAGCTGATTGGCCCCGGGCAACTGCCTATATTCTGGCGGCAGCGGAGGACCCGCTGGGTCAGCTTCCTGAAGCCTGTCACGATACCGCGCCCGCATCCCTTGGATAGCTGCTACTACTTTTGAGCTGTGTGCAAACTCAGGGCTACAAACCAGCCAGATAGCCAGATAGAATGGCTCGGGCTGCGCCTGTAGCTGCCGCTGCCACGCCCGAAACGTGGTGAGCAGGTGCCGGGCGGCCAGCTGCCGTACCCGTTTCGGCGGTTGCCGGTGGTGCCAGTGCCAGACGCCAAGGCCAAGCCACTTGTAGTTGTAACCAGACTGTTGTAATCTTTGCTCTGAGAGTGACGCCGCGGTTTGGCTTAGCCGCACAAGGCGTTTCAGGTGGCGTTTGCCGCCGCGTATCTTCTTATGTCGTCCGTAGTTCATGGCTGGCAAAGGTAAATCACCGTATAACGCTCAATACTTGCTAAAATACTATATCTTTACTAAATAGCTATAGCTATTTAGTAACCACTTACTCACCGCGTAATGTCCCAGTTCAATTGCCCCAAGTGCGAATCCAAAGAAGCCACCAAAAGCGGCATTGTGGGCGGCAGGCAGCGTTATAAGTGCCGCAACTGCGGCTACCACTACTCGGTGGCCAAGACGGGCAAGGAAACCAATTCATACTACGTCATTAAGGCGTTACAACTGTATGTAGAGGGCGTGAGCTACCGGGAGATAGAGCGGCTGCTGGGCGTGAGCCACGTGAGCGTAATGAACTGGGTGAAGAAATACGGCGTCAAGGCTCCGCGGCAGACGGAGTACCATCCAACCTACAAAATTCTTAATCAGAAAGAGTTGGCGGAGTTTTTTCAGAAACCCGAAAACCTGAAAGAGGCTGGTCTGATGGTCACAGAGCTGGGCGATAAGTACATGATGATCCGCTGGGAACGGTTCCGGCAGGGGTAGGAGCTATAGGTATTAGCAGAAGTATAGCAACGAAGTGGCTTCTGTTCAGGGATTCTACTACTTGGTGGTGTAGTCTGGCCCCGGCAGGGGACAAGCTGCCGGTTCTGCGCTTCTCCCACTTCCATTCCCACCACCTCTACCATGCAAAAAAACCGTTACGCACTGGCGCTGAGTGCCCTGCTTTCGGCCGCTGGAGCTTCCGCTCAGGTGACGCCCACCCCGCCACCCAGCAGCACACCAGCGGCCCCAGCCCCCGCTGCGCCCGCTCCGGTAGTAGCGGCCACGCCGCCGCCACCCACTGAATCGGCCCCGTACGGGCCGGGCATGAAGGTGAACATCTCGGCCGACGGCTCCAAATACATCCGTTTCATCACCTGGCATCAGGTGTGGGCCCGTTATACCGAGAACAACACCGGCACGCTGCGGGCTCCTGGCAAGCCGCAATCCGACCAGGTGGATTTTGCCCTGCGCCGCTCGCGTTTCATTGTGCTTTCGCAGCTGAATCCGCGATTCCTGGTGTACACCCACATCGGCATCAACAACCAGACGGCGGTAAGCGGTGGTACGGCGCCGGCCGTGGATGGCAAGAAGCCCCAGCTGTTTGTGCACGAGGCCGTGGTGGAATACAAGGTGAACAAGTACCTGAACCTGGGTGCCGGCATGCACTACCAGAATGGCCTGTCGCGGATGACGCGCTCCAGCACCATCAACTTCCTCACGCTGGACGCGCCGCTCACCAACTGGCCTACCATTGAAGCCATCGACCAGTTTGTGCGGGGCATTGGCGTGTACGCCAAAGGCCGCGTAAGCAAGCTGGACTATGCGTTTTCGGTGAACGAATCATTCCTGACCAACCAGACTGGCGCCCTGAGCACGCCGCTGGGCTTGGGCGCTACCACCGGCACGGGGAGTGCGGCCGTAAACCGCGGCAGCAACGTGGCGCAGTACAATCCACAGGGCACGAACCATGT from Hymenobacter canadensis harbors:
- a CDS encoding IS1/IS1595 family N-terminal zinc-binding domain-containing protein — its product is MSQFNCPKCESKEATKSGIVGGRQRYKCRNCGYHYSVAKTGKETNSYYVIKALQLYVEGVSYREIERLLGVSHVSVMNWVKKYGVKAPRQTEYHPTYKILNQKELAEFFQKPENLKEAGLMVTELGDKYMMIRWERFRQG
- a CDS encoding flavin reductase family protein produces the protein MPAAFRTIVPSELSPTDWHPFMVGAVAPRPVAFVSTVATDGSVNLSPYSFFNCFGSNPPILAFSPANRVRDNSQKHTLQNVREVAECVVHICDYAMVEQMSLASTEYAKGVNEFVKAGFTEAPSQLVRPPRVLEAPAAFECVVEQVIELGQNNGAGNLVLCRVVLAHFREDIILPSGIGIDPRKLDAVARLGGDWYSRSAETLFEVPKPNRRLGIGFDQLPAYLRESTILTGNNLGRLANIEAEAMPTPEQVQAFRQDPMVSYTLSKHAADQPEQRRQLILLGQKLLEEGNMADAWKVLLLAAE
- a CDS encoding tetratricopeptide repeat-containing sensor histidine kinase — encoded protein: MTICRWLPFWGILLLLAGAPARAQSPQSAPLRRALAQATSDTARVLLLADLSATYRYSRFDSVRYFARQGLRLARRIGFRRGEGRCLSRLGILMGERGNLPAALRVNLQALQLNEDSHDLAGTARTLNQTGLLYFALDDFRPALRYFLRALQLYEQSGSTDDSQLISVLTNLGASYEGLHKLDSTAYFLNRAHALTIAPHPRGWSCWGNPLPYVLREMGLLHASRGQTAQAIVYYHRSAAAAVPENDQRSRSRAYQYMAELYRSRQQPDSSIFYARQALAVGQTLPFTLGILRNSALLANAFEAQRRPDSTLKYLRIMLTAQDSLYDPQRIKQLDAIGFAEQQRLRQLEDESAQLNSSIRLYLLWAGLGILSLTALLLGAFVWRQRRANHVLQQLNQQVTEHKTQLTQQRDRLAHMLQDLRAAQSQLVLREKMATLGELMTGVAQEIQNPMSTVKNLAAISVDLCQEIREELAKLPLAFDEQQDIEGMFENLSRYQTRIVKQSQRADDIVAGMLDYSSSSPAQRQPTDLNVLANEYMRLVYHDQRLKNRLFNAALLPRLWPELPMVPLVRQDVGRVLVSLFTNAFYAVQQRQRLGLDDDYVPQVTLVTELIGDYVEVRVRDNGLGISAAAQANVFQRFFTTKPSGEGTGLGLAVSFDIITRGHGGSLRVESVEGEYTEFIMQLPVEAKPLPIAWTTPA
- a CDS encoding M28 family peptidase is translated as MPSAILPVVLAALLPLPAAAQSIAVPAPADTSQLRQHLVALVGTPEPRNYQHLPSLNQAARYIEQQLQAAGAQPVRQPYEVQGNTYYNVIGRFGPATGPRLVVGAHYDVCGEQPGADDNGTGVAALLELARLLGRQPTLPYGIELVAYTLEEPPFFRTPQMGSYVHARALHEAGVPVRGMVALEMLGYYDDRKGSQDYPFGPLKWVYGGRGNYVTVAQKFGNGQFGRQFARRYKGLATLPVRRFKAPAWLPGIDFSDHLNYWQFGYSAVLLTDTAFYRNKHYHQPTDTLARLDMRRLALAVDALLATLLRG